Proteins from a single region of Hordeum vulgare subsp. vulgare chromosome 6H, MorexV3_pseudomolecules_assembly, whole genome shotgun sequence:
- the LOC123406276 gene encoding S-adenosylmethionine synthase 2-like: MAAETFLFTSESVNEGHPDKLCDQVSDAVLDACLAQDPDSKVACETCTKTNMVMVFGEITTKATVDYEKIVRDTCRDIGFISDDVGLDADHCKVLVNIEQQSPDIAQGVHGHFTKRPEEVGAGDQGIMFGYATDETPELMPLTHMLATKLGARLTEVRKNGTCAWLRPDGKTQVTIEYLNEGGAMVPVRVHTVLISTQHDETVTNDEIAADLKEHVIKPVIPGKYLDENTIFHLNPSGRFVIGGPHGDAGLTGRKIIIDTYGGWGAHGGGAFSGKDPTKVDRSGAYIARQAAKSIIASGLARRCIVQISYAIGVPEPLSVFVDSYGTGKIPDREILKLVKENFDFRPGMISINLDLKKGGNRFIKTAAYGHFGRDDADFTWEVVKPLKFDKASA; encoded by the coding sequence ATGGCGGCCGAGACGTTCCTCTTCACGTCCGAGTCCGTGAACGAGGGCCATCCCGACAAGCTGTGCGACCAGGTCTCTGACGCCGTCTTGGACGCCTGCTTGGCCCAGGATCCTGACAGCAAGGTTGCCTGCGAGACCTGCACCAAGACCAACATGGTCATGGTCTTCGGCGAGATCACCACCAAGGCCACCGTTGACTATGAGAAGATTGTGCGCGACACCTGCCGTGACATCGGCTTCATCTCTGACGACGTCGGTCTCGATGCCGACCATTGCAAGGTGCTCGTCAACATCGAGCAGCAATCCCCTGACATTGCCCAGGGTGTTCACGGACACTTCACCAAGCGTCCAGAAGAGGTCGGCGCCGGTGACCAGGGCATCATGTTTGGCTACGCCACTGATGAGACCCCTGAGCTGATGCCCCTCACCCACATGCTTGCCACCAAGCTCGGAGCTCGCCTCACCGAGGTCCGCAAGAATGGCACCTGCGCCTGGCTCAGGCCTGATGGAAAGACCCAGGTCACCATTGAGTACCTAAACGAGGGTGGTGCCATGGTGCCCGTTCGTGTGCACACCGTCCTCATCTCCACCCAGCATGATGAGACCGTCACCAACGATGAGATCGCTGCAGACCTCAAGGAGCATGTCATCAAGCCGGTGATTCCCGGGAAGTACCTCGATGAGAACACCATCTTCCACCTGAACCCATCGGGCCGCTTTGTCATCGGTGGCCCTCACGGCGATGCCGGTCTCACCGGCCGCAAGATCATCATCGACACCTATGGTGGCTGGGGAGCCCACGGCGGCGGTGCCTTCTCTGGCAAGGACCCTACCAAGGTCGACCGCAGTGGCGCCTACATTGCCAGGCAGGCTGCCAAGAGCATCATCGCCAGCGGCCTCGCACGCCGGTGCATTGTGCAGATCTCATATGCCATCGGTGTACCTGAGCCTTTGTCTGTGTTCGTCGACTCCTACGGCACTGGCAAGATCCCTGACAGGGAGATCCTCAAGCTCGTGAAGGAGAACTTTGACTTCAGACCCGGGATGATCAGCATCAACCTCGACTTGAAGAAAGGTGGAAACAGGTTCATCAAGACAGCTGCTTACGGTCACTTTGGCCGCGATGATGCTGACTTCACCTGGGAGGTGGTGAAGCCCCTCAAGTTCGACAAGGCATCTGCTTAA